Genomic window (Vigna radiata var. radiata cultivar VC1973A chromosome 1, Vradiata_ver6, whole genome shotgun sequence):
TAATATCACTTTCATTCTTTGTCTGCTTCGTTTCATATTGCAAAGACAGAAATCATGTGAgccactgtttttttttttttttttacgataaAAGAGAATATTAATTATGGATAAAGATGGAAGTGTTTGATTGAGAAAGTTGAGATGATTGGATGGTGAGGAGTTGCATGAaaatcaaaaatagaaaaatggtgGACGGATGGTGTAAAAGAGAGGGAGAAGAAGCGAAAAACATGGAAATCCagttgaaagaaataaaagtatggGAATGGAGAGAAGGGTGTGAGAGAATGAATGATGGAGGTGGAGCGTTCGTCGCTGTTCAACTGCGTCGTCAACTTTCTCCTTGAAGAGAACTACCTCCTCACCGCCTTCGAGCTCCTCCACGAGCTACTCGACGATGGCCGCCACGAACAGGCCATTCGCCTCCAGCACTACTTCGCCGACCCCTCCCGCTTCCCTCCCAACGACATCTCCCGCCTCAACTCCCTCCCCACCGCCGATCCCCAAACCCTCCTCCACCTCAAAAACCAATCCGAACACAAGCTGGCCATCACCGATTACGAACTCCGTTTGGCCAACGAAGACATTGCCAAACTCAAATCTCAATTGCAGTCCCACACCCAACGTCTCAATCAGCTATACGGTTCTCCTTCCCTCTTCCATCACACTCTGCATTTTCCTGTCTCTTCAATCACTCACTCACTCTTGCGTTTCTCCCCGCAGCTCCCCAGTCAAACGGAGATGCTTGGGAGGGACAGAATCGGGAACCCAATGGAAACGCCATGGGACCTCTCACCGACACTGAGCGTCGAGATCTTAACTGTGCTGTGAAGGAATATTTGCTTTTTGCTGGCTACCGTCTCACTGCAATGACATTCTACGAAGAGGTTCCACCCTCACCAACTCTATtcattcttctttcatttttttcacttcAACCCATTCCATACAAAAACTTCAAGAACAATTTTATGCTTTCGTTCATTGTTTTACCAGCTTAAAAACACAACCTTTGAGAGTTACAGTAGATGAATCTTTTATTTACACATTTGAAAAAGTTCTTGTTCCAAAAGGGTTGTCATATATTGTCACAACCATCTGTCATCTTGTTTCTGTGAAATTACAAAATGGGCTGATGTGATTAATCCATCTGTCATCTTCTAACTAGCTGACTGACACTTTTACAAAAGGTCcttctttcatcatttttttactctctttttcccttttaaaCCATGCAATGAGATTAGTAGGAGAAATTCATGCATGGCAAAAACACATCATTGtgatattattgaattaaagtgtaaaaatgtttaatttgcAACGCAAGACTATTAAGTTAAACTCTGACTACTCCTGTAGGTTAAAGACCAGAACTTGGACAATTGGAATAACACAAATGCATCAGTACCACACGCCTTGCGTCATTATTATTACCATTATCTTTCATCAACTCCAGTGGTTGCTGAGGTGATTATTTAACTCATGGTGTAGGCAAGTTTCTTATCAAATACTATCTAAACTGTAGATTAATGGCTAAACCCATtgtttcttatttgatttgttcTCACATATTCACCTAGCTTCTTAATCTTACCAtcacttttcaatttaaaagtttcattctttttttaataaaggaaacttctttatatttttaaaggacTTATTAACTTCAACTAATTTTGAATGGATCTTAGAAAATGATGGTAAGTGTGAAAATTGAATGAGTCCTATAATAATATTGCTtataaaacttatattattgtttatgttAAAAGGAGAATTATCATTTGACACccacttttgtttttttttttcttttaattctactTTACAATCTttctaacaataaaatattatatttaattaataaaagtgaatacaaataaaattttaaatgaaatagtaatatttatggttcttaaaatatgatatttttcatgGTTGCATGTTAAATCTTACACATGTAAATATCCAGGAAAACATTACCCAAGGTCAAGAAAGTAACACACTGTTGATAGCAAATGAGAGGttgaaacaagaaaatgaaagcTTGTTGAAGGATAAAGATATGGCATATGGTCAGATTACAGACTTAACAAAATCCTTGGAGGCATTGCACAAAGATCTTAAAGACAAAGAGAACATGGTAGTTTTTGCTTACTTGTATGAGATATTGTCAAACAATACTCACTCCTTTTTTATACCGTGAAAACTAATATTAACTTTTAGGTGCAAGTTTTAAAGCAGTCCTTGGAGAATCAAAGAAAAGATCTTCATGCTAGCAGAATTGAGATCAGTAAGCTGAAAATGAATATCGAACGATCTGGTTCAGGAAATCATGTGGTTGTTGGTGATGTTGACAAATTTGAACTTGCGTCTTCAGATAATTACAAGGAAGAAATTAACAAATTGCAAATGGAAGTTGAATGGTTAAAGGAACAAAACAGAGGAATTCCAGAACATGGAAAATTTGTTGGCTATGAAAATGAAACTTTACGTATAGAAGACACAGAAATAGAGATTCATGAGGACCAAGGTGCAATTTCTTACCCTATGGATGCAGCACTAGATATCATACGCAATGAAGATGCTCAATCAACAACTTCTCGAACTGTGAGCAAATATACCGATAAACACGAAGATGAACCATATGCATTATTCAATCCTGCAAATGCAAATAAtgcttttgaaaatattgaaaatgtcCCTGAACAAAATGATAGCAAGCAAGAAGAGGATAACAAGATAAATGCAAAAACAGATAATGCAAATGATGAAGCAATATCAGAGAAGATGGCAAGTCCATTACACCTTTATTCTTTAGCATACAAATGAAGGGGATTAATGATTCAGTAAAGTTAAGCATGAGATTTCAAATTGaaagtgttttcttttgtttaggtTTCTtacaaatgttttttctttgacAGGGATTAAGAACCATTCAGATACTTGCAGATGCTTTGCCTAAAATTGTTCCTTATGTGCTGATCAATCATCGTGAGGTGGCTACtcacttttctttatttacacTTACACGATCTTCAACATACATTGCATTAATGCTGTTTGGTTGCAGGAACTTCTTCCATTAATGATGTGTGCAATTGAGCACCACCCAGATAGCAGGACTCGGGATTCTTTGACCCATACATTATTCAACTTAATCAAGCGCCCTGATGAACAACAAAGAAGAATCATAATGGATGTACGTTATATTTGATTTGCTTATGTTAGTTTAAAGATTTTGGTTGAATGCAACTTTCAAAATCGCAGGCATGTGTCAGCCTTGCAAAGAATGTTGGAGAGATGAGAACAGAAACAGAATTGCTTCCACAGTGTTGGGAACAAGTATGTTCTACCCataatttttctcctttatttgtCATTCTAACCTAGAAACTAGGTtttcaggtttttttttttttttttctctattgtgGGTTTTAGATAAATCACACGTACGAGGAACGTAGACTGCTTGTTGCTCAATCATGTGGCGAGCTTGCAGAATTTGTGCGGCCGGAGATTCGGGATTCCCTTATTTTGTCTATTGTGCAACAACTAATAGAAGATGGTGCCATTATTGTTCGAGAGGCTGCAGCTCACAATTTGGCTATGCTGCTTCCACTTTTTCAAGGCATGGATAAATATTTCCAGGTCAGCCTCACTATATATGCTTCGAGGCATTCATGGAGAAGATTTCTGACTTTTTAAAGAATTGACTGCAATGTAAGCTCTGCAACAGGTTGACGGCACTGTATAGGAAATGGAGCCTTTTACCCTTATCATACATAATGTGAcaacttaaattaaaagaacagAGATAAGGATTTGGTCTCATGCTTTGCTTTATTTGTTGTTAGGTGGAGGAGTTGATGTTCCAATTGATGGGTGATCGATCGGGAGTGGTGGTCGAAACTACTATGAAGGAATTGGTTATTGCAGTAGTAAAGTGGGGAAACAAATTAGACCATGTTTTGAGAGTTTTATTCTCACATATTTTGAGTTCTGCTCAGGTCTTTGTTTTCCCATTTGCATTTGGTTGTTCCTCGTCACTGAGAACTTAATAATCCTTGTTGGAAATTATTTCTGAGTTGAATTTCTCATCTGCATTACAGCATTGTCCACCTCTTTCTGTAATGGAAGGGAGTATAGAGTCACATCTACATGTATTGGGTGAAATAGAGCGTTGGAATATAGATGTTCTATTGAGAATGCTAGAGGAATTGACTCCTTTCGTGTATGAAAAAGCAATTGAGACATGTCCTTTCTTGTCCGAAGTAGAATCTACTCAAGTTGTGTTTTCTACCACATTGCTTAAATTGTATTCAAGGTAAGCTTCACATGAAATGTTCACTTTAAAATAGTAACATCAGCAGCTGTAAAAAAACTGTCACAAATAATCTTTTGGTCTTAATGTCACACCCATATACACGAGATCCTGTTTGGAAGAGAAACTCATTCAAGTTATATGCTTGTCTCGTTGTGTTGAATATGCATTGTAGTCATGCATATATATGTAAAAACATAAACTATATACTTGAATGCAGTACCAAAATGGTGTTTAACCTTGAATGATTTCCACTTTTGCTAGGGGGAATGTTGAATGGGATGCATTTGAATGGATGCATCTTGAGTGCTTTCCCAAATTGATACAACTGTCGTGCTTGCTACCATGGAAAGAAGATAACTTAAGGAGCCGAATTTCAAAGGTGACTCGTTCATAATTTCccttttaatttacttttttgtatgttttgtaGCATAAGTAATTGAGTCATTTctgatataaattatttaattgcaGTTTTTGTTATCTGTTTCTCAAAGGTTTGGGGATTCCTATGTGACATGCATCATGCTACCTGTATTTTTAACAGCAGTAGGAGATGATGctgatttgatattttttcctaGTACCATAAAATCAAGAATCAATGGTAATGATTCTTCAActattttgtgaaattttgcGTAAAAGGTTTGTTTTGATTGTTCACTTCCAGGTTTGAGACCAAGATCTATTGTTGCGGAGAAGCTCTCGACATTGTGTGTCCTACCACTTGTGTTGGCCGGTATTTTGAGTGCTCCCGGAAAACGTAATAAACTGGAAGATTACACAAGAAAGTTGCTTGTAGAAGACAATTCAGAGGAGAATCAACCAACAAAGCACACTCCTGAGATTATTAATGCTATTCGCTTCATTAGGTTTGTATATAGCACAACTTTcttgtatatataatttcaaaattggtACAGCATTTAAGTCATTAGCTTTCTTATATCTAATGCAGCATATTTGAAGAAAATCATGGTATGATATTTACTATAGTTTGGGAAATGGTAGCTAGCTCTAGCGTCAACATGAAAATCACTGTCGCCAAGCTTCTAAAAGCTATTGTAAgcttattgtttttctttttcagtttcttACACTTCAATCTCATAAACACCAAAATTGACAGAGTTCTTCAATATTAGGTGCCATATATTGATGCAAAAATTGCTTCAACTCATGCTTTGCCTGCCCTAGTTACACTTGGATCAGACCAAAACCTTGATGTTAAGTGTGCAAGCATTGAAGCATTTGGTGTTGTGGCTCAACGCTTTAAAAATGACTCGGTACATGTTCAGTACATAATGTTGGTTTTATAGCTAAAAGTTGGTGCTGCtatacatttcaaattcttgACCAAGGATGATATATATCTTGTAGATAGTTGACAAGATACGTGTTCAAATGGGTGCTTTTCTCGAAGATGGATCCCATGAAGTTACTATTTCTGTCATTCGTGCGTTGGTGGTTGCAGTACCAAATACAACAGAACAACTTAGAGATTATATccttaatttttgtattttatgcaGAAAGGGAATGTTCAAAAATGCTCCTAGTTTGTTGTCATTTGCGTTTTCTGTTCTTAAACTTTGTCGTTTGTTTCTTAACCTTTATGTACATCTTGTATCTAAGATTTCTCAACTTACAGCCGTGCCAAGTACTGCTTCAAGTGATCTGACACGCCGGCGAGAAAGAGCCAATGCATTTTGTGAGGCAATTCGTGCTCTAGATGCTACAGGTTTGCTCAAACACATCACTCTTGTCTTTGTTAATCAATTCTAACATTTTATGATCATGGAAATTTgtgatttgtaattattttccTACATCTTTTGGTTATAAAAGTAAGTTTCTGATCAATAGAAGAGCCTCCGTGTTTTGAAGAATATAATACTAACTTTGCTTCCATcatttctttcatcttttaccattttaataagagttaattatgattttgtcACTTCTGATAATTGTTTTCTATACTTAAGAAATGCATGGATACGATATAGTTCTTTTTGTCTTTCATCCTATCACATTTCTTTCTTATCTAgaaagtattttttatgtttaattctGAGTTTATATTACAGA
Coding sequences:
- the LOC106772925 gene encoding lisH domain and HEAT repeat-containing protein KIAA1468 homolog isoform X9, with the translated sequence MMEVERSSLFNCVVNFLLEENYLLTAFELLHELLDDGRHEQAIRLQHYFADPSRFPPNDISRLNSLPTADPQTLLHLKNQSEHKLAITDYELRLANEDIAKLKSQLQSHTQRLNQLYAPQSNGDAWEGQNREPNGNAMGPLTDTERRDLNCAVKEYLLFAGYRLTAMTFYEEVKDQNLDNWNNTNASVPHALRHYYYHYLSSTPVVAEENITQGQESNTLLIANERLKQENESLLKDKDMAYGQITDLTKSLEALHKDLKDKENMVQVLKQSLENQRKDLHASRIEISKLKMNIERSGSGNHVVVGDVDKFELASSDNYKEEINKLQMEVEWLKEQNRGIPEHGKFVGYENETLRIEDTEIEIHEDQGAISYPMDAALDIIRNEDAQSTTSRTVSKYTDKHEDEPYALFNPANANNAFENIENVPEQNDSKQEEDNKINAKTDNANDEAISEKMGLRTIQILADALPKIVPYVLINHREELLPLMMCAIEHHPDSRTRDSLTHTLFNLIKRPDEQQRRIIMDACVSLAKNVGEMRTETELLPQCWEQINHTYEERRLLVAQSCGELAEFVRPEIRDSLILSIVQQLIEDGAIIVREAAAHNLAMLLPLFQGMDKYFQVEELMFQLMGDRSGVVVETTMKELVIAVVKWGNKLDHVLRVLFSHILSSAQHCPPLSVMEGSIESHLHVLGEIERWNIDVLLRMLEELTPFVYEKAIETCPFLSEVESTQVVFSTTLLKLYSRGNVEWDAFEWMHLECFPKLIQLSCLLPWKEDNLRSRISKFLLSVSQRFGDSYVTCIMLPVFLTAVGDDADLIFFPSTIKSRINGLRPRSIVAEKLSTLCVLPLVLAGILSAPGKRNKLEDYTRKLLVEDNSEENQPTKHTPEIINAIRFISIFEENHGMIFTIVWEMVASSSVNMKITVAKLLKAIVPYIDAKIASTHALPALVTLGSDQNLDVKCASIEAFGVVAQRFKNDSIVDKIRVQMGAFLEDGSHEVTISVIRALVVAVPNTTEQLRDYLVSKISQLTAVPSTASSDLTRRRERANAFCEAIRALDATDLSASSVREFLLPATQNLLKDLDALDPAHKEALEIIMKERTGESFGGASKSMGSHLGLPSSVSNFFGDGGLLGKRDSTEEKVVFPKAATTSQPQVEDTRLRRIMLGHFSDILRTKGKHNDHSHNQ
- the LOC106772925 gene encoding uncharacterized protein LOC106772925 isoform X4 → MAEPLLEKGGEQEVASSSLESTFCQELKRISSMAAPMVAVTVSQYLLQVVSLMMVGHLGVLVSFSGVAIATSFAEVTGFSVLLGMSGALETLCGQMYGAEEYRKFGNYTWCATVTLMLVCVPISLVWIFTDKILMLFGQDPEISRAACEYCIYLIPALFGYAILQALTRYFQTQSMIFPMVFSSITSLCLHIPICWGLVFTLGLGHVGAALAIGVSYWLNVVWLAIYILYSPACQNTKIVFSSSALLCIPDFLKLAIPSGLMLCFEWWSFEVLTLLAGLLPNPQLETAVLSICLNATNLHYFVPYAVGASASTRVSNELGAGNPKAAKGAVRVVVILAVAEAVVVSTVFFSCRHILGYAYSNDMEVVDYVASIAPLLCVSVSVDSLIGALSGIARGGGFQQIGAYVNLGAYYLVGIPIGLFLGFHLQLNAKGLWMGTLSGSVLQAIILAIVTALTDWQKEVKDQNLDNWNNTNASVPHALRHYYYHYLSSTPVVAEENITQGQESNTLLIANERLKQENESLLKDKDMAYGQITDLTKSLEALHKDLKDKENMVQVLKQSLENQRKDLHASRIEISKLKMNIERSGSGNHVVVGDVDKFELASSDNYKEEINKLQMEVEWLKEQNRGIPEHGKFVGYENETLRIEDTEIEIHEDQGAISYPMDAALDIIRNEDAQSTTSRTVSKYTDKHEDEPYALFNPANANNAFENIENVPEQNDSKQEEDNKINAKTDNANDEAISEKMGLRTIQILADALPKIVPYVLINHREELLPLMMCAIEHHPDSRTRDSLTHTLFNLIKRPDEQQRRIIMDACVSLAKNVGEMRTETELLPQCWEQINHTYEERRLLVAQSCGELAEFVRPEIRDSLILSIVQQLIEDGAIIVREAAAHNLAMLLPLFQGMDKYFQVEELMFQLMGDRSGVVVETTMKELVIAVVKWGNKLDHVLRVLFSHILSSAQHCPPLSVMEGSIESHLHVLGEIERWNIDVLLRMLEELTPFVYEKAIETCPFLSEVESTQVVFSTTLLKLYSRGNVEWDAFEWMHLECFPKLIQLSCLLPWKEDNLRSRISKQ
- the LOC106772925 gene encoding uncharacterized protein LOC106772925 isoform X1, which translates into the protein MAEPLLEKGGEQEVASSSLESTFCQELKRISSMAAPMVAVTVSQYLLQVVSLMMVGHLGVLVSFSGVAIATSFAEVTGFSVLLGMSGALETLCGQMYGAEEYRKFGNYTWCATVTLMLVCVPISLVWIFTDKILMLFGQDPEISRAACEYCIYLIPALFGYAILQALTRYFQTQSMIFPMVFSSITSLCLHIPICWGLVFTLGLGHVGAALAIGVSYWLNVVWLAIYILYSPACQNTKIVFSSSALLCIPDFLKLAIPSGLMLCFEWWSFEVLTLLAGLLPNPQLETAVLSICLNATNLHYFVPYAVGASASTRVSNELGAGNPKAAKGAVRVVVILAVAEAVVVSTVFFSCRHILGYAYSNDMEVVDYVASIAPLLCVSVSVDSLIGALSGIARGGGFQQIGAYVNLGAYYLVGIPIGLFLGFHLQLNAKGLWMGTLSGSVLQAIILAIVTALTDWQKEVKDQNLDNWNNTNASVPHALRHYYYHYLSSTPVVAEENITQGQESNTLLIANERLKQENESLLKDKDMAYGQITDLTKSLEALHKDLKDKENMVQVLKQSLENQRKDLHASRIEISKLKMNIERSGSGNHVVVGDVDKFELASSDNYKEEINKLQMEVEWLKEQNRGIPEHGKFVGYENETLRIEDTEIEIHEDQGAISYPMDAALDIIRNEDAQSTTSRTVSKYTDKHEDEPYALFNPANANNAFENIENVPEQNDSKQEEDNKINAKTDNANDEAISEKMGLRTIQILADALPKIVPYVLINHREELLPLMMCAIEHHPDSRTRDSLTHTLFNLIKRPDEQQRRIIMDACVSLAKNVGEMRTETELLPQCWEQINHTYEERRLLVAQSCGELAEFVRPEIRDSLILSIVQQLIEDGAIIVREAAAHNLAMLLPLFQGMDKYFQVEELMFQLMGDRSGVVVETTMKELVIAVVKWGNKLDHVLRVLFSHILSSAQHCPPLSVMEGSIESHLHVLGEIERWNIDVLLRMLEELTPFVYEKAIETCPFLSEVESTQVVFSTTLLKLYSRGNVEWDAFEWMHLECFPKLIQLSCLLPWKEDNLRSRISKFLLSVSQRFGDSYVTCIMLPVFLTAVGDDADLIFFPSTIKSRINGLRPRSIVAEKLSTLCVLPLVLAGILSAPGKRNKLEDYTRKLLVEDNSEENQPTKHTPEIINAIRFISIFEENHGMIFTIVWEMVASSSVNMKITVAKLLKAIVPYIDAKIASTHALPALVTLGSDQNLDVKCASIEAFGVVAQRFKNDSIVDKIRVQMGAFLEDGSHEVTISVIRALVVAVPNTTEQLRDYILNFCILCRKGMFKNAPSLLSFAFSVLKLCRLFLNLYVHLVSKISQLTAVPSTASSDLTRRRERANAFCEAIRALDATDLSASSVREFLLPATQNLLKDLDALDPAHKEALEIIMKERTGESFGGASKSMGSHLGLPSSVSNFFGDGGLLGKRDSTEEKVVFPKAATTSQPQVEDTRLRRIMLGHFSDILRTKGKHNDHSHNQ
- the LOC106772925 gene encoding uncharacterized protein LOC106772925 isoform X3, which encodes MAEPLLEKGGEQEVASSSLESTFCQELKRISSMAAPMVAVTVSQYLLQVVSLMMVGHLGVLVSFSGVAIATSFAEVTGFSVLLGMSGALETLCGQMYGAEEYRKFGNYTWCATVTLMLVCVPISLVWIFTDKILMLFGQDPEISRAACEYCIYLIPALFGYAILQALTRYFQTQSMIFPMVFSSITSLCLHIPICWGLVFTLGLGHVGAALAIGVSYWLNVVWLAIYILYSPACQNTKIVFSSSALLCIPDFLKLAIPSGLMLCFEWWSFEVLTLLAGLLPNPQLETAVLSICLNATNLHYFVPYAVGASASTRVSNELGAGNPKAAKGAVRVVVILAVAEAVVVSTVFFSCRHILGYAYSNDMEVVDYVASIAPLLCVSVSVDSLIGALSGIARGGGFQQIGAYVNLGAYYLVGIPIGLFLGFHLQLNAKGLWMGTLSGSVLQAIILAIVTALTDWQKEVKDQNLDNWNNTNASVPHALRHYYYHYLSSTPVVAEENITQGQESNTLLIANERLKQENESLLKDKDMAYGQITDLTKSLEALHKDLKDKENMVQVLKQSLENQRKDLHASRIEISKLKMNIERSGSGNHVVVGDVDKFELASSDNYKEEINKLQMEVEWLKEQNRGIPEHGKFVGYENETLRIEDTEIEIHEDQGAISYPMDAALDIIRNEDAQSTTSRTVSKYTDKHEDEPYALFNPANANNAFENIENVPEQNDSKQEEDNKINAKTDNANDEAISEKMGLRTIQILADALPKIVPYVLINHREELLPLMMCAIEHHPDSRTRDSLTHTLFNLIKRPDEQQRRIIMDACVSLAKNVGEMRTETELLPQCWEQINHTYEERRLLVAQSCGELAEFVRPEIRDSLILSIVQQLIEDGAIIVREAAAHNLAMLLPLFQGMDKYFQVEELMFQLMGDRSGVVVETTMKELVIAVVKWGNKLDHVLRVLFSHILSSAQHCPPLSVMEGSIESHLHVLGEIERWNIDVLLRMLEELTPFVYEKAIETCPFLSEVESTQVVFSTTLLKLYSRGNVEWDAFEWMHLECFPKLIQLSCLLPWKEDNLRSRISKV
- the LOC106772925 gene encoding lisH domain and HEAT repeat-containing protein KIAA1468 isoform X2, which translates into the protein MAEPLLEKGGEQEVASSSLESTFCQELKRISSMAAPMVAVTVSQYLLQVVSLMMVGHLGVLVSFSGVAIATSFAEVTGFSVLLGMSGALETLCGQMYGAEEYRKFGNYTWCATVTLMLVCVPISLVWIFTDKILMLFGQDPEISRAACEYCIYLIPALFGYAILQALTRYFQTQSMIFPMVFSSITSLCLHIPICWGLVFTLGLGHVGAALAIGVSYWLNVVWLAIYILYSPACQNTKIVFSSSALLCIPDFLKLAIPSGLMLCFEWWSFEVLTLLAGLLPNPQLETAVLSICLNATNLHYFVPYAVGASASTRVSNELGAGNPKAAKGAVRVVVILAVAEAVVVSTVFFSCRHILGYAYSNDMEVVDYVASIAPLLCVSVSVDSLIGALSGIARGGGFQQIGAYVNLGAYYLVGIPIGLFLGFHLQLNAKGLWMGTLSGSVLQAIILAIVTALTDWQKEVKDQNLDNWNNTNASVPHALRHYYYHYLSSTPVVAEENITQGQESNTLLIANERLKQENESLLKDKDMAYGQITDLTKSLEALHKDLKDKENMVQVLKQSLENQRKDLHASRIEISKLKMNIERSGSGNHVVVGDVDKFELASSDNYKEEINKLQMEVEWLKEQNRGIPEHGKFVGYENETLRIEDTEIEIHEDQGAISYPMDAALDIIRNEDAQSTTSRTVSKYTDKHEDEPYALFNPANANNAFENIENVPEQNDSKQEEDNKINAKTDNANDEAISEKMGLRTIQILADALPKIVPYVLINHREELLPLMMCAIEHHPDSRTRDSLTHTLFNLIKRPDEQQRRIIMDACVSLAKNVGEMRTETELLPQCWEQINHTYEERRLLVAQSCGELAEFVRPEIRDSLILSIVQQLIEDGAIIVREAAAHNLAMLLPLFQGMDKYFQVEELMFQLMGDRSGVVVETTMKELVIAVVKWGNKLDHVLRVLFSHILSSAQHCPPLSVMEGSIESHLHVLGEIERWNIDVLLRMLEELTPFVYEKAIETCPFLSEVESTQVVFSTTLLKLYSRGNVEWDAFEWMHLECFPKLIQLSCLLPWKEDNLRSRISKFLLSVSQRFGDSYVTCIMLPVFLTAVGDDADLIFFPSTIKSRINGLRPRSIVAEKLSTLCVLPLVLAGILSAPGKRNKLEDYTRKLLVEDNSEENQPTKHTPEIINAIRFISIFEENHGMIFTIVWEMVASSSVNMKITVAKLLKAIVPYIDAKIASTHALPALVTLGSDQNLDVKCASIEAFGVVAQRFKNDSIVDKIRVQMGAFLEDGSHEVTISVIRALVVAVPNTTEQLRDYLVSKISQLTAVPSTASSDLTRRRERANAFCEAIRALDATDLSASSVREFLLPATQNLLKDLDALDPAHKEALEIIMKERTGESFGGASKSMGSHLGLPSSVSNFFGDGGLLGKRDSTEEKVVFPKAATTSQPQVEDTRLRRIMLGHFSDILRTKGKHNDHSHNQ
- the LOC106772925 gene encoding uncharacterized protein LOC106772925 isoform X5; this translates as MAEPLLEKGGEQEVASSSLESTFCQELKRISSMAAPMVAVTVSQYLLQVVSLMMVGHLGVLVSFSGVAIATSFAEVTGFSVLLGMSGALETLCGQMYGAEEYRKFGNYTWCATVTLMLVCVPISLVWIFTDKILMLFGQDPEISRAACEYCIYLIPALFGYAILQALTRYFQTQSMIFPMVFSSITSLCLHIPICWGLVFTLGLGHVGAALAIGVSYWLNVVWLAIYILYSPACQNTKIVFSSSALLCIPDFLKLAIPSGLMLCFEWWSFEVLTLLAGLLPNPQLETAVLSICLNATNLHYFVPYAVGASASTRVSNELGAGNPKAAKGAVRVVVILAVAEAVVVSTVFFSCRHILGYAYSNDMEVVDYVASIAPLLCVSVSVDSLIGALSGIARGGGFQQIGAYVNLGAYYLVGIPIGLFLGFHLQLNAKGLWMGTLSGSVLQAIILAIVTALTDWQKEVKDQNLDNWNNTNASVPHALRHYYYHYLSSTPVVAEENITQGQESNTLLIANERLKQENESLLKDKDMAYGQITDLTKSLEALHKDLKDKENMVQVLKQSLENQRKDLHASRIEISKLKMNIERSGSGNHVVVGDVDKFELASSDNYKEEINKLQMEVEWLKEQNRGIPEHGKFVGYENETLRIEDTEIEIHEDQGAISYPMDAALDIIRNEDAQSTTSRTVSKYTDKHEDEPYALFNPANANNAFENIENVPEQNDSKQEEDNKINAKTDNANDEAISEKMGLRTIQILADALPKIVPYVLINHREELLPLMMCAIEHHPDSRTRDSLTHTLFNLIKRPDEQQRRIIMDACVSLAKNVGEMRTETELLPQCWEQINHTYEERRLLVAQSCGELAEFVRPEIRDSLILSIVQQLIEDGAIIVREAAAHNLAMLLPLFQGMDKYFQVSLTIYASRHSWRRFLTF